The following coding sequences lie in one Kribbella sp. NBC_00709 genomic window:
- a CDS encoding VOC family protein — MALTLGAIILNVPKTGPAAEFWSQALGFTPQAGNHDFLIPPSSARPTRLHLDETDRTHLDLWVDKETSTLQGEVDRLISLGAEHVEDWTYPPDADFVVLKSPDGTIFCLID; from the coding sequence ATGGCCCTCACTCTCGGAGCAATCATCCTGAACGTCCCGAAAACCGGCCCCGCCGCCGAGTTCTGGAGCCAGGCCCTCGGCTTCACCCCACAGGCCGGTAACCACGACTTCCTCATCCCGCCCTCGTCCGCCCGGCCCACCCGCCTCCACCTGGACGAAACCGACCGCACCCACCTCGACCTGTGGGTAGACAAAGAAACCTCAACCCTGCAAGGCGAGGTGGACCGCCTCATCTCCCTCGGCGCCGAACACGTAGAAGACTGGACCTACCCACCCGACGCCGACTTCGTAGTCCTCAAATCCCCCGACGGCACCATCTTCTGCCTCATCGACTAG